In Bradyrhizobium guangdongense, the sequence GGCAGGGGCTCAAACGCTGCTGGCGCTCTATAGCGGCGCACGGGGAGTTGGAATTTATCCCACTTGGGAGGCTCTGGCTGCCACGCTCAACAAGGTCGTAGAATGTTACGAGGGTGGATGCGAGAGCTGGTATCCATCAACTCAGACCTGCACCGCATTAGGCATCTCGTTAGCTTACGGGGGACCGACCGGGAAGATCGCGAACTTGCTGAACGGCTACAAATTGAGCTCTGCCTTCGGCACCCTGGTGCAAACTCAGATGGCTCAATTTATGTCACAGGCCCATTCGAGGACTCCCGCGTGGCTGCTTATTCCCGGTATAAACCAATGGGCTTTGAGCACCGGCGACAACTATGCGCCAAAATACGCATCATGGGCGAGTTTGGTGGCCAAGCGATATTGATATAGGTCGCCGCACCCCTGCCGAGCCTAAGAAGAATTTGTAATCTTCCGAGTATCGATTTTTGCACATATCGACTACTTGCGTGAAGCCTGCCCCGCAGATAATGATGTCTGTATTCCAACGTATCTTCTTTGTGTGACGGGACCTGCCAATGTTTCCTTCACGTGGGAGGTGGCGCGTTCAACGGCTCACGCGACGTGAATTCGGCTGCACTCTCCTAAAAGTCGCTGGTTATCCAGTATTTGGATCCTTAATAGCCGGGCTCCTTCGAGCAGAGGATTCGCGCGAAGATTATGTAGTCGTGAACGGGTGGATCCTAACAAAAAAGGACGTCCGCTTTCATCAGAAACGTCGCTTGTTATGATCTTTGATTTCAGTGAGAATTCATCGAGAGTAGAGGCCCGCGGGCGATACGACGTTTGCATTTGCGGCACAGGGCCGGCCGGCATCACCGCAGCACTGCGATTGGCTGCGCGGAACAAGCGTGTTCTTCTACTAGAGGGTGGAGACCTCTCCTACACGGACAGATCTCAAGACCTGTATCAAGGAAAAAGCGTCGGCCGACAATATTGGCACGTCCAAAGTGGTCGTTTGCGATATTTCGGCGGTACGTCCAACCATTGGACAGGCAGGTGCGGATTATTTGATGCGATCGATTTTGAACGGCGTGGCTATTTCGGTTTGCCAGGGTGGCCCATTTCCAGAAGCGAGGTCTTAGCTCGACTCGCGGAGGCCAAGGAAATTCTCGATGTGGGAGGAAAGGATCTAGACCCGCATTACGATCCTGAATTTAACTCGAGTATCTTTGCTCAGAGCGGATTCGCTTTAAGTCCACCCACGAGGTTTGCGGAAAAGTACGCATCCGATTTGAAGTCTTCCGATCGAATTGATTTGTTCTATAATGCCAATTTGGTTGATATCCGGCTCGGTGATAATCGAACTTCGATTGAAAGTTTTTCGATTCGAAGCTTTGGCGGAAAAGAGGCTAGGATTTCTGCATCTTGTTATGTCTTGGCGCTTGGTGCGATCGAGAACGCGCGGCTTCTTTTACATTCAAACAAGCAGGAGCCTGACGGAATCGGCAATCGCAACGGAATGGTTGGTCGTTGCTTCATGGAGCATCTCAATGTTTCTGTTGGCCGCTTCTTGGTGACCGATCCAAGTTTTTGGGGCAAGGATTGGGCGATCGTGCCGACAGCTGACACGATACGAAAGGAAAACATTGGAAACGGGATTCTGCATTTCGAGCCCAATTCGTCACCGCAAAGTTCTGGGCGCTTACGCGTCTTGAAGCAATTCTTGCGTGAAACGAGCTGCGGAATTCCGAGTCTGGCCAAGGTTGCAAGGGCGGTCATCGATTATGATTGCCCTGGTGACGGGCTGATTACCACACTGATTGAACAAACGCCCAATCTCGCCAGTCGAGTTAGCTTGGGCGGCGATCTGGACGAATTCGGGATGCGTAAGGTTCGGCTCGACTGGGAGTTCAGAGAGGAGGATTTGCGTACTATCCGTACTCTTGCGATAAAAGCATCGCAGGAAATGGCGCGACTCGATCGTGCTCGCGTTCAGCTAGCTGCGTTTATCTTAGATCCGAAGCTCGAAATCGAAATCGGGGGCCATGCCCATCAGATGGGGACCACGCGTATGGCCTCTGCCCCCGAATTTGGCGTTGTAGATGAAAACTGCAGAGTTCATGGGATCGATAACTTGTACATCGCAGGTAGTTCCGTCTTTCCTACCGGCGGCGGAACAAACCCCACCTTGACGGTCGTTCTCTTGGCGCTCCGACTTGCAGACCACCTTGCGACAGTTGAGGCGCCGAGTAGAATGTGATTCTTGAGCGGTGCGGTTTGTCTTTGTTCGTGGCAGACTAACAGTCCGAGTTCGGCCGCTATTTGGCAATCAAAAACAGCCGCTAGCTCTTAGGAGGCCAAGTAGTAACCACTGCGTTGGCCGAAATCTCTGAATGAGCCGGTACGATAACGGGGCCGAGCACTTTGGCGCCGGCACCCACGTCCACGTGCCCCTCCAGAACCGGCACACCGCCACCGCGGCGCGTTCCGAGTGTCACCTGCTGAAACAGGAGGCAATTGACACCTATCACTGCGTCGGGATGAATCACGATCCCGTTGGGATGGGGCATCAAAAGTCCGCCTCCGATATTGCATGTTAAGGGGATATCCGCGCCTGTAACAACGCTCCAGAAGCGGTGCTCGAGAGCGCAGAGCCGTCGTTGCAATCTCGAGAAGACGTCGGATCTTTGCTCTTGCTTCTGGTAGCGGCGAATCGTTTTCAAAAGCTGTTTGCTCGGTTGCCAGAAAGCCGTAACTTTCTCGCGAGACCAATCCGGAATGGTTGCGCTTATATCAGATGTCGTCAATCGAATAGCCTATGTGGATTAGTGAATTCATATTCGGCACGAGCTCAGTAGAATTCAGTTGATGCAGTTACACCTCCCAAAATGCCCAGCAGAACTAGCGTATACGCTAAGGCCCCGAGCGTTTTACCGAGGGTGGGGGAATAGTAAGGCCCACGATTTTTCATTACGTTCCGATCGACCAAATAGTAGGTACAGCTAGCGACGATGACAGCTAACCCATACGAACAGAAGCCTAGAGCGGGTTGAGCGAGCCAGCCAACATGCTTCGCCACTCCGTTCAAGACGAAGGCCGCTATCCAATGATTCAGATACATTGGGTAAGAGATCGCACCGGCAAGTATGCCCGGTTGGGTTCTTAAACCGGGCCTTGCGCAGAGAAGAACTATGCATAAAGCAAAGGGCGGAGCCCCGACGGGATAGTAACCAGGCTGCACCAACAAGATGAGAGAGCTTGTCGCAGCTATAGAAAGAAAGATGATCGACCGCCGTCGGAGGTGAAGGTCGCCAAATCGAGCCTGAACGCTTGCCGCCGAAACACCGATGCTGATCGAGGCGAAGTCCGTCAGACCAAAATATAAGACCGCCAGCGATACCACCATCCATAGCTGTGGGACGCGGCCGAAGCGCGAGCCAAGGATTATGAGCGGCGCGACGAGATAGAATTGCTCTTCGACAGAGATGCTCCAGAACCCATTACCAGTGCCCTTCAAGGGCATCTCCGCAAGTGCGGCAGCCGCATCCGGACGGAGCGAGAACCAGTTGTGGGTAAACGATAAGTCGTAAAATAGAAATTCAAGCCATCTGCCTGTGATAGGCTCACGTAACGCGCTGACGGTATATAACGCACCGATCGCAAAAAAATATGGTACCCAGATTCGGGTAGCCCGGTTGAAGAAGAAGCGTGGAAGCTGCTTGATAGATGAGCGGATCAGGATCGACCCGATGAGCCAGCCGCTCAGCGCAAAGAAGACCTGGACCGAGAGATTGCCCGTGACATCACTGTGTGGGACGATGCCCTCATGCCCGAGGGCTACTATTGATGCCAGAGAGAACCGAAGCCAATCGAAGAGCGGATACTCGGCGGCTGGCCGGCTAGGTGCAGCCAAGATCTCGGGGCCGATTTGGTCATGGCGAGTGATGAGGTAGTCCGCCGGACCGAACGTCGATGCGCTCGAAATCGATGCATCTCTCTCCTCATGTCGTGCATCTTTCGGAGCGATGCGCAAGCTGTTCTCATTTATACTCAATGATAGCGGTCCCGGTTCTGAGAAGTCGATCTAACAGAAATCTCAGCTGTCCAATTCCTTCTGGGAGTCGCCCCAACAGCTCGAAGAAGGCGAGTTGGCTCCGT encodes:
- a CDS encoding FAD-dependent oxidoreductase, which codes for MIFDFSENSSRVEARGRYDVCICGTGPAGITAALRLAARNKRVLLLEGGDLSYTDRSQDLYQGKSVGRQYWHVQSGRLRYFGGTSNHWTGRCGLFDAIDFERRGYFGLPGWPISRSEVLARLAEAKEILDVGGKDLDPHYDPEFNSSIFAQSGFALSPPTRFAEKYASDLKSSDRIDLFYNANLVDIRLGDNRTSIESFSIRSFGGKEARISASCYVLALGAIENARLLLHSNKQEPDGIGNRNGMVGRCFMEHLNVSVGRFLVTDPSFWGKDWAIVPTADTIRKENIGNGILHFEPNSSPQSSGRLRVLKQFLRETSCGIPSLAKVARAVIDYDCPGDGLITTLIEQTPNLASRVSLGGDLDEFGMRKVRLDWEFREEDLRTIRTLAIKASQEMARLDRARVQLAAFILDPKLEIEIGGHAHQMGTTRMASAPEFGVVDENCRVHGIDNLYIAGSSVFPTGGGTNPTLTVVLLALRLADHLATVEAPSRM
- a CDS encoding acyltransferase family protein, translating into MRIAPKDARHEERDASISSASTFGPADYLITRHDQIGPEILAAPSRPAAEYPLFDWLRFSLASIVALGHEGIVPHSDVTGNLSVQVFFALSGWLIGSILIRSSIKQLPRFFFNRATRIWVPYFFAIGALYTVSALREPITGRWLEFLFYDLSFTHNWFSLRPDAAAALAEMPLKGTGNGFWSISVEEQFYLVAPLIILGSRFGRVPQLWMVVSLAVLYFGLTDFASISIGVSAASVQARFGDLHLRRRSIIFLSIAATSSLILLVQPGYYPVGAPPFALCIVLLCARPGLRTQPGILAGAISYPMYLNHWIAAFVLNGVAKHVGWLAQPALGFCSYGLAVIVASCTYYLVDRNVMKNRGPYYSPTLGKTLGALAYTLVLLGILGGVTASTEFY